From Daucus carota subsp. sativus chromosome 6, DH1 v3.0, whole genome shotgun sequence, the proteins below share one genomic window:
- the LOC108225440 gene encoding protein CIA1 produces MAEKKYELQEIQKLQGHTDRVWSVAWNPVAGTDGTPPILASCSADKTVRIWKQNPQTSAFNCVGRMRVHTESVRSCSWSQNGHLLAVASFDGKVSIWNKTETGFEFWHFLKGDKNIEVESVSWDASGAHLATCGRDKSVCIWRVEDKYTFEVMAQLRKHKQDVKMVQWHPSDEILFSCSYDNTIKVWPRYSDHDEWNCTETLDHAKKGHSSTVWSISFNATGDKMVTSSDDLSIKVWGAERRQSGGSYGPWKHLQTLSGNHDQTISSVHWSSEGIIASGAADDAICLFEENQDGLESGANYKLLLKKVKAHERDVNSVQWSPKEVGLLASSGDDGTIKIWKLISPQ; encoded by the exons ATGGCTGAGAAGAAATATGAACTCCAGGAGATCCAGAAGCTGCAAGGTCACACAGACAGGGTATGGAGCGTCGCCTGGAACCCTGTCGCCGGCACCGACGGCACTCCGCCGATTCTCGCTTCCTGCAGCGCCGACAAGACCGTCCGTATCTGGAAGCAAAATCCTCAAACTTCTGCTTTCAACTGCGTg GGAAGAATGAGAGTTCATACTGAAAGTGTGAGATCATGTTCCTGGTCACAAAATGGTCATTTGTTGGCAGTGGCAAGCTTTGACGGCAAGGTTTCCATATGGAACAAGACTGAAACTGGCTTTGAGTTTTGGCACTTCTTAAAG GGTGACAAGAATATTGAAGTTGAAAGTGTCTCTTGGGATGCCTCTGGCGCTCATCTTGCCACTTGTGGCAGAGATAAATCTGTTTGTATCTGGCGTGTTGAGGATAAATACACATTTGAAGTGATGGCACAATTAAGAAAACACAAGCAAGATGTCAAAATGGTCCAATGGCACCCGTCCGATGAGATTTTGTTTTCATGTAGCTATGATAATACTATCAAG GTTTGGCCAAGATATTCTGACCATGATGAGTGGAATTGTACTGAAACTTTGGATCATGCAAAAAA GGGACACTCATCTACTGTCTGGTCTATATCTTTTAATGCCACTGGAGACAAAATGGTTACTTCGAG TGATGATCTTTCCATAAAGGTATGGGGTGCAGAGAGGAGGCAGTCTGGTGGTAGCTATGGACCTTG GAAACATCTTCAAACTCTATCTGGCAATCATGATCAAACAATTTCCTCAGTCCATTGGTCAAG CGAAGGAATAATTGCTAGTGGAGCAGCGGATGATGCGATTTGTTTATTTGAAGAGAATCAGGATGGTTTG GAAAGTGGAGCAAATTATAAATTGCTTTTGAAGAAGGTGAAGGCTCATGAAAGAGATGTAAACTCGGTGCAGTGGAGCCCCAAg
- the LOC108226936 gene encoding LOW QUALITY PROTEIN: iron-sulfur assembly protein IscA-like 2, mitochondrial (The sequence of the model RefSeq protein was modified relative to this genomic sequence to represent the inferred CDS: inserted 1 base in 1 codon; deleted 2 bases in 1 codon), whose product MHPSSSSSSLIKRAVPFLAARIHNCTILTIRRRNSSSAAVSQPHSPXCVHLIDNFVRRMQELQTGEDTEKMLRLSIEAGGCSGFQYKFSLDDETNSDDRIFERDGVKLLLVVDNISYDFVKGSTVDYVQELTRSAFQVASNPSAVGGCSCKSSFTVG is encoded by the exons ATGCATCCCTCTTCTTCGTCGAGTTCGTTGATAAAGCGAGCTGTTCCTTTTTTGGCAGCTCGAATTCACAATTGTACAATTTTGACTATCAGAAGAAGAAATTCATCTTCTGCTGCTGTTTCTCAACCTCATTCCC TTTGCGTTCACTTGATAGATAATTTTGTTAgg CGGATGCAAGAGTTACAAACAGGTGAAGATACAGAGAAGATGCTCCGATTAAGCATTGAAGCTGGTGGATGTTCTGGCTTCCAATATAAATTTTCACTTGATGATGAGACAAATTCAGATGACAG GATATTCGAGAGAGACGGTGTTAAACTGCTA CTGGTAGTAGATAATATCTCATATGACTTTGTGAAAGGATCAACTGTTGACTATGTACAGGAACTTACACGCTCTGCATTTCAA GTGGCATCCAATCCAAGTGCAGTTGGGGGATGCAGCTGTAAAAGTTCCTTCACCGTGGGATAA